Part of the Streptococcaceae bacterium ESL0687 genome is shown below.
CCATCAGCCAGAGTTAAAGGCGCTGTTGTAAGGGTCATAACCGTACTTAAAATGACAATTAAAATAAGTCTAAGAGCCATATAAAAGGCATTAAGAAGGGCTCCGACTGTGATTTTAATAAACCAAATCTGGAATAAAAGCTCGCCCGACTGGGTAAAAAGAATCTGAAAAACTGCCGTAAATAAAATTAAACCAATCATCGGTTTTAAACCAGTATAATAGTAGGAAAGTTTAATTTTTGATAACAGAATAGCTAATAAAGTATAAACTGACAAAATCAGGTAACCCACAAAGTCAGTGGCCATAAAGATTACAACCACAAAAGAGAACATAACCAGAAGCTTACTTCTTGGATCCATCCGGTGGATGATTGAATTACCTGGAATATAGCGGCCCATTATTAATTTATCCATGAAGCATATCCTCCAACATCTGCGCTAGCTCCTGCCTGGTTACAGGTAGGTGGTCAAAGGTCATTCCCTTATCCCTAAGACTTAGGGCAAAATCAGTAGCCTTGGGAACTCCCAGCTGGTTTTCCTTCATAAAGGCAACATCTTGGAAAATCTGACTTGGTAGGCCCTCCTTGACCAAGTGCCCCTTATCCAAAATATAGACATAGTCAGCATAATCAGCCACATCATCCATCAAGTGGGTCACAAGAATGGTCGTTAAATTGTTCTTTTGGTGAAGGTCATTAAAAAGCTCCATCATCTGAATCCTTGCCTTGGGATCAAGGCCTGCTGTCGGCTCATCCAGGACTAAAACCTCAGGATTCATGGCAAGAATTCCAGCAATGGCAACCCGCCTCATCTGTCCGCCGGAAAGTTCAAAAGGTGAATGACTAAAAAGATCCTCACTAATTCCTACAAGAGCTAGTTTTTCCCGGGCTAGATCTTCTGCTTCCTTCTCTGAAACCCCAAAATTCTTAGGGCCAAAGGCAACATCCTTTAAAACAGTCTCTTCAAAAAGTTGGGCTTCAGGAAACTGGAACACCACCCCTACTTTTTTTCTAATTTTTTTAAGGTCCTTATTCTTGCTCTCCCTTGTAATCTCTGTGTCAAAGACACAAACCTTACCGCTACTTGGTTTCACAAGACCATTTAAATGTTGTAACAGGGTCGACTTACCAGATCCCGTATGTCCGACAAGGGCTGTATAAGAACCTGTTTCTATATTCATATTTATATCAAAAAGAGCCTGACTTTCAAAAGGGGTCTTTTCCTGGTAGATGTAATCTACTTTTTCAAATGTAATTGCCATAAATAATCTACAAGCTCCCTTTCATCCATATATCCATCAGGAAGGTCAAAACCCTTCTCCTTTAAATCCTTCTTAAGATTTGAAGTAAAGGGAACATCAAGACCGATTGACACCATGTCCTCTTCCCCTTCAAAAATCTCTTCAGGTCTTGCAATTTTAAGAACCTCACCGTCCTTCATCACAATGATTCGGTCAGAATTTACAGCCTCATCCAGGTCATGCGTGATGGAGATAACTGTTAAACCGTACTGATCCTTCAAACTTCTGACCACATTCATTAGTTGGTCACGCCCGTTAGGGTCAAGCATGCTTGTTGCCTCATCAAGAATTATAATTTCAGGCCTTAGGGCAATAACACCTGCGATTGCCACCCTCTGTTTTTGTCCACCAGAAAGCCTGGCAGGTTCTCTATCTTTAAAAGCTGACATACCAACCAAGTCAAGGACCTGATCAACCCTTTTTTTCATCTCGTCATAAGCTATGGCCTGATTTTCCATGCCAAAGGCAATGTCATCTTCCACAGTAGCTCCGACAAATTGATTATCTGGATTTTGGAAAACCATACCGATTTTTTGGCGAATGTCCCAGACATTTTCCTCGGTCAAAAGTTCTCCAGCAACCTTAATTTTTCCATCAAGTACCGGCATTAATCCGTCAATTAAACGTGCAGTTGTTGATTTACCTGAACCATTTCGGCCAATGATGCTTACCCACTCCCCCTTGTAAACATCAAAACTCACGTTTGACAGATTAAGCTTGTCACTATCCTCTTCGTACTTGTAACTTATATTTTCAATTTCAAGAATTTTTTCCATTCTCTGATTATATCACGCTAGGAGGATATTTGCATAGTTAGATAGTTGGGCCTAATTTAGATAAATTAGGCATAATAAAAGAAGGAATTTCATTTCCCTCTCTATTCAATATACTTCAATCAATTTTTCGGAACCATATATAAGTGATAGCAGATGCGTCCATTAATTGCATCTCCATCTTTTAGAGACTTCAATGAATCTTTAAATGTAATTTCAAGATTTTTTATATAATTTGTTATAATTCCAGTATTCTCTTCAGTAGTCATATGTTCACATTTTGCAATAATTGTATCTACACCTGTTTTCATTGATTCTTTATTAATTTCAAATCTTGTTACATGATAATCAGTCTGCTTATTTTTTTCCTGATGATCCCTAGTAACTTGATTATTATAAACACTGGCTTTTAATACCCAGTCTCTTTTACTAGAATCATTAAAAATTTCAACTTTATTATCCTGAGCAAGCTCCTCAGCATCAATTTGATGAGTCGTACTATCTGAGTGATCTATAAAACCATAGACGTCTGGCACATGATTCATTGCTATTTTTTCTTTTGGATGATTCGCTGCTAACTCTGTATCATATGGCAAAGTAGATCCACTAACATCTACTTCACTTTCATCACCATCAAGTATCTTAATAGTAACCTGAGTTTGTCCCGCACCTATAAATTCATCCGCTCTAACTTGGTTAACTCCATGGAAAACCAAGACTGTTAATACTCCTAAAATTAACAGTCGTATAATTTTCATTTTTTTGTGTACTCCATTCATATTTTTAGTTACTAATATATTAGATATCTAACCAAGATAGTAGTATACATTAAATAATTTGTGAATTAAAGTTAACATCTGCTTGTTTTCTGAAAAAATTATGTAAAAAACACAAAAAACCATATATTTTCTGAAAATACATGGAAAAAATTAAGAAAATAAAAAATTAAATCATCTACGAATAGAACTTCAATCCATAAAAATAGTTTTATGTAAAAAAGAAGGGACTTCCCCTTCTTTTAATAGTGATTATTCTGTAACCATGTAAAGTTGGTAGCTGATAGTACCTGAGACAACGTCATTTACCTGAAGAACGTGGTCAGCATCTGTAAAGGTAATTGATACGGCAGACACTGGAATAGTCATTGTACTTGTATTGTTAGTAGCACTAAGAGTTGTTCCTGATTTACCGTATACGTCCTGGGCAACAATTGCTTGGTAACCAGTTGTTGCAGCATTGACTGGTGTGGTACCTGTACCATTGTCTCCACTACTTGTAATATTAAAGGCAGTTACTGGGAAATATTTGGCCCCACTTTTGTTAATAGTAAGTTGACCGGTATTACCAGTAACCACATTACCATTCTCTGGATCTGTTACACTAGCTTTAACTTTCCAGCGACGTCCAACCTTACTATTGAATACTACTATGTCTTCAGATCCATCACCTGATGTACCACTACCGATGGTCGAAGCTGTAGCTGTATATGTTGTATCAGATACTTCAGTATTAAAAATATAAGCGGTCGGAACATGATTAAGAGTTAAACGAGTTTGACCAGGTAGAACTGGTGAAGTTGGGTCTGTTGGTGTAACTGGAGCAATTGGGTCTGGATCAGACTCATCGATAACGTTAACTGTGACCGTTGTATCATCAGTTTGAGTTTGAACTTCGTGGTCAACATCATCTGCAAAGGCAGCAGTAGAGCCAGCTCCTAACAGAACAGCTCCTGCAAGACCTAATCCTAGTAATTTTTTTGCATTCATTGTGAATACCTCCTAAAATCAATGTACTAAAATTTACAAGTAAATCCCAGTAGCTAAAGTTAATATACCTCCCACAAAAAAGCATAGCTACCCTTTTGTAGTTTCCGATAAGACACCTAGTCCAATCATCAGGTCTATGAATATCTCTTACTTGTCTAAAAAATATTCATAGACCAAACGAGAAAACCCTTGGTATCAAAGATGGTATACCTGTGCGACCAGATAATTTTGAACAAGCAAAATAAAGGTTGTTCAAAATTATCCTTAAATTTAACTAGCCTAAAAACATTTATAAAAAAATTTTATCATAAATAAGCAAGTTTTTTCTTGTTTATTTACAAGCTATTATATTGATATAATATCATTAGAATTAATAAAAAGCTAATAAAAGGTGTGTATTTATGAAATTATTTTAACAAGTTATTGTACTATTTTTAATATATTTATAAAAGTTTATATTATCTTAGTCTGTAACTTTAAATAACAAATCTATCAAAGACTTTAAAACAAATTTCTTCTTTGACACACAAAAAAAGAAGGAGAATATTCTCCTTCTTCTAATTGGGACATATTAAACTGTTGTAACCATGTAAAGTTGGTAATCAATTGTACCAGTTACTGTGTCTCCAGCCTTGATAACGTGAGTGTTATCTGTGAAGCCGATTGATACAGCTGATACTGGGATTGACATTGAACTTGTATTGTTCTCTGCATCAAGAGTAGCGCCTGACGCTGCGTTCACATCTTGGGCAACGACACCTTGGTAACCAGTTGCTGAAACTTCTTGAGCTGAACCGTTACCATTTGCACCAGTTGATGTAATCTTGAATGAAGTTACTGGGAAGTTAGTTGTAGTACCACTCTTAGTAATAGAGAGTTGTTCGTTAGCCACAGTAGCTTTAACATTCCATTTACGTCCGACCTTGCTGTTGAATACTACGATGTCTTCAGATCCATCACCTGCAGTACCACTACCAATTGTTCCTGAGTTTACTGTATATTGACCATCCGATACAGTAGTTTGGAAATCGTAAGCTGTAGGAACGTGATTAAGAGTTAGACGTGTTTGCCCTGGTAAAACTGGTGAAGTTGGGTCTGTCGGAGTAACTGGGTTGATTGGATCTGGATCAGACTCATCGTTAACTTGAACAGTAACGGGTGTTGTACCTGTTTGAGTTTGAACTTCGTGGTCAACATCAGCAGCGAAAGCTGTAGCAACTCCAGATCCTAGTAGAACAGCACTAGCAAGACCTAGTCCTAGTAATTTCTTTGCATTCATTTATGAATACCTCCTAAATATAATGTACTAAGATTTACAAGTAAATCCATGTAGCGATAGTTGTATACTCCTATAATCTAGCAAGAATGCTGTCCTATAGTCTCCGAAAATTACACCTAGTCTAATTATCCGGTCTATCAGTACCTTTGGTAAAGATACTCATAGACCAGATAAGTAAACTTCTAGTAACTGGAATGAATATACTTGAACGACTAAGTGGTAAACCACTTTTATTTGTTTTTGATTAGTTAAATAAATTATTAATAAATAATTAAGTTAACTATCTTTTATTAATATTTATTTATTAATATATTACTATGTGTTTTTTCAAAAATCAACTCATTTGCTCCAATTTTTTGTAATTTTTTTGAAAAAATTCACTATTTTTTCGTCTTAATCACAAGTTAAGGGGCATCAACTACACTCCACAAGATGGTCATCCCATTATGATCACCAATAGTCAGGTAATCATCACTTTTAAGCTGGATACCCTCATTTTCTGCCCAGGACTTAGTAGAGGTAATACTTCCATTGGCATCTGTACTTGTGCTTGCACCGCTGGTAGAATTGGTAAACAAGGGCTCACCATCTATATCAACCGGTGTAGCACTAGTATCTTCCTTCCAAACTAGACTAAAAGGTGCGCTACCACTGGTTTCAGCCGTAACCTCCCAACCAGTCTGGTTGATTCTAGTATCCTTAGTAGTAAGAGCCATGGTATTACCACTGTCTCTTACAAGAACACCTTTGGTATCAGTCATCTGTCTACCCGTCCATGAAAGACCTGAAGGAACACCAGTGAGGGTTATCATGCCGTCAACTGTTACATTCATAGTTAAGGTTTGTTTCAAAGTTTCTGTGCCATCTAACGACTGCTTGAAGGCTTTAAGGTAAAAGACTTTATTAACAGACTTAACTGGAAGATACGAAGATGGAATCGTAAAACTCAAACTATTGTAAGTAGACAATCCATCTGTAATAACATCAGCCAAATCTGACCCTATTTGATTACCAGCACTATCCGTCAATCTAAACATCAAATTATTGAACCTTCCGGGATCATTCCAGTAGAAGGTTCCCGTATAGTCTGCTGCATTATCGGTAGCCGTTGACAGAGAAATCGCTTTTGTAGAAATATCACTTCCGTCACTCGCCCAAGAAAGAGTAACCGGCGTTTGCCTAGTAAAGGACATAAAGGTAGAATTTTTGAGACTTGTTACCTGCGCTGTTGTAAAATTGGCATCTCCAGTTCTAGTAATAGTTCCGACATTTGAAGAATTAAGATTCTGAGACCAGGTACCAGGTTGTGTCTGAGGTAGAAAATAAGTGTAAGCATTACTTGGAGGTGCGTTAATGTAAGAATCATATCCCAGGGTATTGGCCCCAAAAGTATTAAAATTTATATTAGCAGCCCCAGTAATTGGATTATTTTTACCAGAAGTCGCTCCCCCTTCAATCAAAAGTCTCGCTGCATCATTGATATTAAAATTAGCCGTTCCGCTTATAATCATTGAATCATTATTAGCTGATGAAAAGACAGCACTGGAATTCGTCGGCATATTCATCGTCAAATTGACAAAATAACTAGTATTTATCGAATGAAGATCAAGATTAGCCCCTTCACCTAAAGTAATGATAGGTGACATACCCGTTTGAGTGATAATCTGTCCTGTACTTTCAAGTGGTGTTGCCTGTTTGAAAGATAGAGTCCCGTTTTTCCCGATAGTTATGGTTGGCGTTCCACCCCCACTGTAGATAAAATCATGGTGGGACACCGGAACAACAAGGCTTGCATTATCCCCGATTGTTACAGTTGTTGCAGTTGCTGCTGACCAGAAGAAACCATCTGCCTCAGTATTATTGTCATAGACTGTCGTACTACTGTTATCAGTGAAAACAAAGTTACAAGCCTCAGCAAATTCTTGAGAGTAGGAACCTCCCATCATATTAAAGACATTAGTTCCTGAAAAAACTATCTTGTTAGATGAACCTGTTAGGTAAAAAGGCTGTCCACCATAGTCAGAGTTATAGGTAACATTCTCCACGATTAATGTAAGATTTGTCCTACCGTCAGTCGTGGGAGCAATACCGTAATAATTACCAGCATTACTAGGACTATGGGATCCTATCGCACTAGCAAAACCAAAGGTCACATTCTTATAGTGAATGGTGATGTTACTGGCTCTAAAATTAATACCTTGTGTCTGACTCCCTCCCCCATAAGTTATAGTATAGAGACCTTGACCATCAATCGTAATATTCTTAGTGACATTGAAGCTACCTGTTCCTAAGGCTATGTTCGCCGTTAGGATAATGGTATCGATTGCTGAATTGGCTAATGCAGAAGTCAAATCACTTGTCGATCCCACATAAGCTGTAGATGAAGCATCCATGGTTGATACTGCTGCAAATGCTTTTAGACTAGGTGTCTCAGTTGATAAGATTTCAGCAGATGAGGATGAACTCGCAGAGTTTGAAATAGCCTCACTCAGAATGGATAAACTTCCACTTGATTCCGATGAAACTGACGACTGTACAGAGCTTGCTGAACTCGAAGTGGTTGAACTTGAGCTACTTGAAATATCTGAACTTATATCTTCTGAATAAGCTGAATTACTCCTTAAAATTCCAGCGGACAGGCAAGACAGAAGCAAAGCTCCTTTTAAAAAAACTGTATATCTCAATTCGCCCCTCCCTCCAATTTCTATCATGTAGACTAGTAAGGGCTTACATTACATAGTACTCCTAAGAAAACTACCCCAAACCGCCCAACAATTAATATTTAATAAAACATTAACTTTATTCTTTATTAATTAAAACACTACCGAAGGATTGTAAAACTTTTATTAGTTAATTAAACCACTGTATCATTAGTTTTTAATTAGATATAAAGATTCTTTTATTATGCGGTAATAATACCACACCTTTTTCTAAAAAGCTACACTTTCGATTTATTTTTTTGTTTTTTTTTCACAAAAATAGTTAACTAGTTAACTTACTTTAAGGAGCAGCAACCAGATTCCAAGAAATAGTAAGACCATTGTGGCTGCCGATAGTCAAATAGTCATCACTTTTTAAAAGAACTCCAGAATTTTCAGCCCAGGACTTACTGTAGGTAACACTACCGTTGGCATCAGTACTTGTTCCTATACCAACTGTATCCTTAGTAAAAACTGAGACATCTTCTAAATTAACAGGCACGTCTCCTGCAGCATCCTTCCAAACCAAACTAAAGGGCGCAGTTCCAGCAACATGTGCAGTAAGCATCCAAGGGGTTGGATTTATCCTTGTATCCTTAACTTCAAAAGACATAGTATTACCACCATCTCTAGCAAGAATACCCTTGGTTTGAGCGATAGTCCTATTAGTCCAGGATAGATTTGACGGCATATTTTTAAGGGATACCCTTCCGTCAACTGTTATATTGAGAGGTAGAGTTTTCATGAGTGTTTGACTACCATCTAAATTTTTCTTAAAGGCCTTGATATAAAAGCTTTTATTAACACTTTTAACTGGGAGGTAAGAAGAAGGAATAGTAAATTGGATGCCAGTATAATCATTATGCCCAGGTGTTGAGGCTATATTGGCCAAATCTGATCCAATTTGACTTACTCCATCACTGTCATATAGTTTAAAAATAAGATTGTTAAAACGTCCCGGGTCATTCCAGTAAACAGTATCCGTATAATCAGCCGCATTATCTGTAGATGTGGTAAGAGGCACTGCTTTTGCTGATGTATCACTTCCATCACTGGTCCACGAAAGGCTGACCGGGGTTTGTCTTGTAAAAGACATGAAGGTTGTATTTTGCAAACTAATCAGCTGGGAATTTGTAAAGTTCGGATCTCCTGTCCTTGAAAAAGTTACATTACTACCATTGTCAGATGAATTACCAGACCAAGTTCCAGGCTGGGTTTGAGTAAGGAAATTAGCATAAGAGTTACTTGGGGGAACGTTAATGTAGGAATCATATCCTAAAGTATTAGTCC
Proteins encoded:
- a CDS encoding energy-coupling factor transporter transmembrane protein EcfT, coding for MDKLIMGRYIPGNSIIHRMDPRSKLLVMFSFVVVIFMATDFVGYLILSVYTLLAILLSKIKLSYYYTGLKPMIGLILFTAVFQILFTQSGELLFQIWFIKITVGALLNAFYMALRLILIVILSTVMTLTTAPLTLADGVATGLSPLKKIGVPVYDIGLMLSISLRFIPTLMDDTTRIMNAQKSRGMDFGEGNLMQKIKSVIPILIPLFVSSFKRADDLAIAMESRGFRGGEGRSKYRLLKWKLCDTGLVLSFVALVVILYTWNIYK
- a CDS encoding energy-coupling factor ABC transporter ATP-binding protein, whose amino-acid sequence is MAITFEKVDYIYQEKTPFESQALFDINMNIETGSYTALVGHTGSGKSTLLQHLNGLVKPSSGKVCVFDTEITRESKNKDLKKIRKKVGVVFQFPEAQLFEETVLKDVAFGPKNFGVSEKEAEDLAREKLALVGISEDLFSHSPFELSGGQMRRVAIAGILAMNPEVLVLDEPTAGLDPKARIQMMELFNDLHQKNNLTTILVTHLMDDVADYADYVYILDKGHLVKEGLPSQIFQDVAFMKENQLGVPKATDFALSLRDKGMTFDHLPVTRQELAQMLEDMLHG
- a CDS encoding energy-coupling factor ABC transporter ATP-binding protein — encoded protein: MEKILEIENISYKYEEDSDKLNLSNVSFDVYKGEWVSIIGRNGSGKSTTARLIDGLMPVLDGKIKVAGELLTEENVWDIRQKIGMVFQNPDNQFVGATVEDDIAFGMENQAIAYDEMKKRVDQVLDLVGMSAFKDREPARLSGGQKQRVAIAGVIALRPEIIILDEATSMLDPNGRDQLMNVVRSLKDQYGLTVISITHDLDEAVNSDRIIVMKDGEVLKIARPEEIFEGEEDMVSIGLDVPFTSNLKKDLKEKGFDLPDGYMDERELVDYLWQLHLKK